In Lolium rigidum isolate FL_2022 chromosome 3, APGP_CSIRO_Lrig_0.1, whole genome shotgun sequence, the genomic window CTCGAACTACCTCGAACCTGGATGATGACCCCGTTGCATGTACCATAGTTTTCTTATTTTCCCTCtgttggagggcctcataaacttaggcaagggttagttcatcacggctTAATAATATGGTGCCTCAGAAATTTGTATAGGAACTAGGCAATGATACTAACAACAGAAGAGCGAGATCTTCATCTTCGTACCTTACCTCCATGGACAACAAGTAAGAGACGATTTCCCTAAAGATCGATAGGCGATTCATCACCGACACACCTTCTTGCAACTTgtgagagagaaaaaatcatcTTAATTCATGCGCATCTTACTCGTTAGATGTTTGGACATGCACATCGATTTCAGTTTCAACCACAACGCCGATGCAGTTTTCGCCAGCAACACTTCCTGCAAAATATTACTAGACAAATAAATTTCAATGAAAGACAAATCCTTACGGTTCCTTTTGCTTTTCTTCACCAGTCCATGTTTTTGCATCGTTCTTGCCAAATACAACCCACGCTTCATAAATATCTAATGTTTGGACGAGGATCGCCCTCATCTTGACTTGCCAAAAAGAGAACCTTGGGGTTTAGTCTGTCCAGCTGTGGTTGATTAAAATTCAACGATGAGATGTTGCAAACCCTAGAAGGGAGAACGGTATgtaataccacttgttataaacgaGACAAGCaaataatgaagaatgaataacgCCGCACCAGAGGGGACACAAGATATTGACTTGAAAAAACCTCTCCAACAAACATAGAAATGTCATGGGCTCTGGGCAACAAAATTTAACTAATTAGGAGTTTTTACATTGTTCAAACTCATCGtttcttgttgttttctcgccccAAAACTTTTTCTTTCCTGCCAAAGTTTCCTATGAAACTCAGGCCCTTCCATTCAACATCAACAATTATGGCATACAAGCCTATCAAACAATTTGAGTTCAggaataaaaaaaaattagccaCGAATACAACTGTGGGTTCATTATTAGAGTACAGTACAAGTTGTCTTGAAATTATATCAAACAATTGAAGTCCAGGAATAAAAAAATTTAGCCATGAATACAACTTGCCCGGTGGCCTTATCACATGCTATAAATTCTTTTGCATGGTAGATGAAGCAGTAATTGTTTCTTTGGAGCTTTTCGACGACATGCTTCCCCCGGCAAGTGTGAATACATAACCTGATGTGGATTTCTTGCTATCAACACAACCGAGATAATCCACATCTGAATagccaataacttctaggttatcATGCcttttatatatacgcatgcatatAGTATTTTGTGTCTTCCATGTAACGCAACACTTTCTTTGCGGCCTTCGAGTGGTCTAGTCCTAGATTATGATGAAATCTGTGAGGCTTTATGCCAACAACTCGCAACCTCTtcaagaaaattttcttttatatttgtaGTCAGATTGTTCACTACGTTGTTGACTTGCTGAACAGTTTCCTCCACAAGGCACTAAACCATAGAAAATGTATCTTAATTTAGGTAAAATACAATAAATACAATTTTGTTGGTTGGGGCTGGAACATAAATTATACTTGTATATATGTAGGGACCTGGAGCCAAAAATATATTTGAGAGGGGGCATCTTGGGTTTTGCTTAGGGAGTGGGAGCACTAAAGCTTAAAGTATAGAACTTAACCTTATTGGTGAAAATTAAGTGGGCGCAATTGCCGCCTCAAGCTAGTGCCTTATGTAGTAGCGAAGTACATGCCTGAAGGACTCCAGTATCATGGACTTACAGTGGAATTAAATTGTTGCCATGTTGTTACCTTAGCATCCCTCTGAAATTAAAAGGATGTTATATCTGGCATTGTATTTAACTTATAACATATCTAGCAACTAGCTAAACGGTGTTGATGATAGGTTTAAATtacttattaggatgggagcacTTTACCGTTATTTGGtcactttggctatgtagaaatgacaaggtattaaatgataaaaaaaatcttcTCTCATGCATGTTATCTACTCGTGCATAGATTTAATCCATTTATGGTCATCTCTGTAGCTGCGGAGAATTGAGACATGTTTATGTAGTCGTAGTCAACTAGAATTAAGATCGTGAACCTTATCATTTTTTCTATGACCAATTCAAGTAAGGAAATTATGATCTTTATGACTAGGCTGGTTGTAGAAAATTAGGGTTTGAACCCTCCAAAACGGCTTACAACGAATTGTTGCGAAATGGCCATACAATTTATTTCTGGTCATTGTAATAAGGTCATTAGTTAacatttcttgtagtgttggAGGATGCGGCGAGGGATATGTTTATCTAACATGAATGGCAACTTGATATACGGATTGGTATTCCATCGCGATATGCTTCTTTACAGGTTTTATGAGAATTATTTGTATTGCGCCTTTTTATTTTAATATTTTGCATGGAGTCTAGTCATGCAGATGCCTGGTCTAATGCTTAAACCTTTTACGTAATAAAGCACCGTTTATCATTTTTTacttataacatgaaatgaaatgTTAACTTAAATATTTGGAATTGTCAATTGTCACATGCTCCATGGCATATTTCCTTGAGTGACTATGGGCATTTATGCTTGTTTTGAGGTTGATCAAGTCAGGAAACTCTCGAGATCAAGTCAAGCTAATTAGATGCTTCTAATTGTCATCTTCAGTCAACTATGGAACTTCTATActattttttgtttcaataaaacgaatatattaatatcgcgaataTACTAGCTATATTTCAGGCGACTGCAGCTTTCATCCTAAAAATTACGACTCGACACTTGAGGAGCATCACAAAAACTGCAGTCCGCCGGTGATGCCACCCCCTCTTGCCAAGGCTATTGTTGCAAGCCACCAAACACCCACACATGTGAAGAACTTCTATGCTATACACACTGCAAGTCTGAATCAGCACAGATGTTGCATGATACAAAATTTTGAGTTCTCCTATTGATTCATAATACTTAGAACACCATAATTTGTTGAATGTCGTATAACATGTGAGCACAAACCAAAGAACAAAAGCTTGTCCACAGTTATGGAAAGAGAAACTCTGGCATGACAGTTACATCCTCCACCAAGAAAGGTATAGTGCAATATATTTAGATGGAACCTCGAAAATAGCTAATGGAACCTGGCAACGCGCGAGGACGGAAACACACCAATAAGGCAGCACCACGTGTTTGACAGTATATGTATTTTCATTGGTATATGATCCGTATTTCCACCATGTTCCGACAACATGCATTCACATTAACTCGAGCTCTCTCACCAACCtgtcctccccgctgctctcccttaCCAAACCAACAACCATGGAAGTTGCTgctcctccacctcttcctcctcgccgtccttcGTCCAGTCCGGCGGCGCCTCCTTCAAGCAGCCGTCCAGATGCTAGCCGATATGTGCGCCCTCGAGCTCCAGCGCATCTCCTGGCCGACCGTCATGCACCACCACGGCGGCAGTGCGCGGTGCTAGCTCGGGCGGCGGAGGGGGGCTTATTGGCGGGGCGCGGCGGCCGCCAACGGTGAGTTGAGGCAGCGCCCACCTTCGCCCAGAGGAGCTCTTGCGACACTGCGTCCGAGTACTTCTCCGCCGCGCTGCGCCTCCCGCCGGCTGCAGCCGGGGTCATGCTCCTCTCGCTCGGCAACGGCGTGCCGAACGTCTTCGCCAGCGTCGTCTCCTTCGCCATGCTCCTGCACCGAGTCCCATGGCACCGAGCTCCTCCGTCCAATCTCGTAGATAGCGAGTTCCTCTGGCAGAGGTACTCCTCGACCCAGATCTTGGGTAGGGTCGTAGGGAGCACCATCTCAGCGACCTCCTCTGGCTGCCGTGCTAGCTATTCCGCGCGACCCGGCCTGCAACGAGTTCCTCCAGCCAAGATCCTACTGAGCAAGCTCCTCCAACCGCCGTGTCGCTGCGAATTAGTAAGAGCCGACCCTGTGTTAGGCCTGCCTGATTTCTCCAAGATGCTCGAGCAGGTTTGGTGTGGGTCGCTGCTTCACGTACAGGCCAAACCTATGGCACGAGCAGACCTTGGCTGGCCATGATTTGCCAAATGGCATGGCGGCTGGCCAGGCCGACGGCGCGGGGCACAGGCACGGCAAGTTCTTGCTGTCGGTGCGTAGCTCCGCGCCGGCGTGCTGGTACTGCTGAGCTCCTCGCCCGCTCCCTCTCCCTCAAGCGCATCACCGTCACGGACAACGCCCTGGACTTCCTCGCGCGTGTTCAATTTCTTCAATTTCCTCTTTCTTTTTGGTTCCTCTCGGCTGTGTTGGATTTATACAGATTTCCCTTGGTCTCATTCGAATTTGATCTCATTCCAATCTTGTTACTTTTTCTTCTGATCCAAATGGCCGTAACAAAATAATGTGTGTCTTTTCTTCCGATCCAAATGGTAATTTTTCTTCCGATCAAAATGGTCCATTAATAATGTTAACAGTTTTTTCCATCATTAATAATTTGGAAGAACTGCTAATGGATATTTCCATATTTTAAAAATAGTGtttcaaaaatatttttataaCACAAAACCATTCGTACAAAATGTCCATTTTAGAATTAGTACAAAATGGCATCTTTTTACATTCAACATTTTATCTTGATGTTCATTTTAGATTCGTACATGCTCAATTTTTGTTTACTATGTCCACCATTAGGACAAAATGTTTTGTTTGGATTTTTTATATCTGCATAATTGGTTAAAAAAATGTGTTTAGGAATTTATGTTTTGACCCGATCATTTTCACTATCTCCACCATTGGTTAATTGTTTTAGCCGCCAACAGATATTTCTATTATTTAAATAATACTTCagaattatggttatcactagaaATTATGTTAGTAAATGCAAAGCTGATGCATGCACTACTGGGATACTAATGAGCTAGTGGCCAACCACACAATTCTGACACTGATTCACCAACCGAAGTTTCATTTAAAGCACCCCACATGCATACGCGAGGCGGTATGTATAAGCATGCGTATAAAAAATGCTAAATCGGAGAAAATCAACGTATAAACAAATCACTATATTAGATGCTAATCGCAAAGCAATCATGGATGGGTGAGATGTCGACCTCGCCCGTAGCCGGGTTCCAAACGTGCGCGTCGGATGGAACCTACTCAACTTTGCAGTAATACTCCTACTAAATTGAACAGGAGTATGTGAGGTTTCACTAGCTCACTTATCATCGATCCTTAATCTGATCTCTCCTCTGACGTTTCCGAAGCTCACACTGGCAATCAGCTCAGCTGGCTGCTGCACATTGACATGTTTCCTCTTTGGCATTGGCGCCGTCGTCGTCTGCCGCAGCTCACGCGACGTCATCACCAACTTCTCCATTGTCGGAGTCATGTAGCCCTGCGTCTTTCGAGCGCACTCCTTCGTCATGCTCCCAGACTTCCAGCCGGACGCAGCCGGAGCAGTCCACAGCTGCATCGGCGAGGCGCGCTGCTGTGTGTGCGAACTCATGCCGGAAAGCAAGCACGCTCTCCCTGTCAGCTGGTACTCCCGCCGGTCAGCGACGCGAAAGCCAAGATCGCGCAGCTCGTCCATGAGCTCGTCGCAAGTAGGGTCATGTGCCATCCCTGGCGCCGACTGCTCGACGGTCTCGAGCCGGCTTTCGAGGATGCGCGCGGCCTCACTGTGCTCGCCGCGATCAGCCACTTCCCTTGCGGCGGCGATGTCTTCGGTAGCCGCAACACGGACGCGCTCCCTCTCCACATCCATGGATATATCCATGTGGGTAACTTCAACCGGCCTCTGGACAACGGCATCTTCACCGACAATGTCGACCGCCTGACCTGCTGCGGCGTCTCGGTACGTGGCGCTCACTTTGAGAAGGCGGGTGACATCGTCTGTAGGTTCAGCTCTTGGCACGTCCACGAGCATCAAGAAGCGCCTCTCCTCATCAGCATAGAGCTCACCGACGTGAATCGAAGCAGCCCGGCCGTCGTCGTCCACACGGTTGTCGTAGCAGCCGGATTTGACCTCCCGCACGCGCACGCCGGGATGGCAGCACGTCACTGCGATGCGCACCTCCTGCACGACGACCGAGAGTAGCCCGCCGATGCACTGCGCAAATGAGTCCTGGATGGCCGCCTGGTTCTCGATGAAGGAAAACGTCCCGCCTGTCGCCTCCGAGATACCGTGCATCGCCGCTGCGTCGTGGTCGGTGCCGAAGCCGAACGCGTGGATCGGTACAGCGCCACCACGAGTGTGCCTGAACGAACGCGGCACGAGGTCCATGTAGGCACCTCGCGAGGCATACGTGTCCTGTCCATCCGAGAGAAGGATGATGCTAGCGACGGCGTTCCTGTAACGGCGGTCCTCGAGCACCCGGGCGGCCACGCGTAGGCCCTCACCGATGTTTGTACCACGGCCTGCGACCAGGGACTGCACGGCGAGCTTTGCCCAGGCCTTGCCCGCGTCCGACATACGCGCGAGATGGATCAGGCGGCTGGCGCCGCTCGAGAAGGACACCACGGAGAGGCGGTCGGCGGAGCCCAGGTTGTCGATGACGAATCCCATGGCTTGCTTCAGCAGCGCGAGCTTGCGGCCGGCCATGCTGCCGCTGACGTCGAGCACCGTCACCAGATCCAGGGGCGCGCGCCCCGCATTGGCAGCTACCGCTGGCGCCTTGGCGTACACGAGAACCGCGAACCTGTCGCGCGACGCGTCCCTGGCGAGGGCCGCGTACTCGCAGTGCGTCTTGAGGACCACCACCCCATTGCGGTGGGATGCTCGGCTGGTATTCTCCACTGGCTCGTCGTCATCGTAAACGCCGTCTGGGACCTCtggaatcgacggcggcgaggtgTAGCGAGTAGCGGAGGGCAAGGGCGGCAGTGGTGCGTTGACGGCGGGCAGAACACTCCACCGCGCCCTGCAAAGCGGGCAGTTGTGGTTGCCTTGCGCGACGATGGCGGCGATGCAGCTGAGGTGGAAGGTGTGATAGCACTCGGCCGTGAAGCGGGCGCCCTGGCCGCGGACCAAGGCGCCAAGGCAGATTGCGCACCGGTCGCTCTCGGTCTCGCTCGTGCTCCCCAGAGACCACCGGTTCCCCATTGGAGCAAAACTAGTTTTTGATCTGTTGTGTGTACCAAAGATTGCTATTTTGCCACAATATATATAGGATCAAGAACACGAGACATGGTCGGAAGCTGCTGCGCTGGGGTTGCGTAAGTAATCAGCAGTTCAGCCTTTCCATGTTCTCACGCATGTACGCGTCAACATAAAAATGAACGCAGTAACGAGCACCCTATGTAGCCTAAGAGCAGCTCTAACGGAGCATGTAAACACACAAATTGTTTTTCGCGTTTGCAACCACGAAAAATGACTTTTACGGCTTGAAAACATCTCACGCGAAACAGAGCCCACAAACTGGACCCGTGAAAGAGAATGTTCCACGTGAGATGTTCTCAAAATGTAAAAGTCATGATTTAAGCATTATCAATACTACAACAACCGATAAAACAACCAAATGATGTAATAATTTATAGTTTTTTTTACATCAAACTGTCGTGATCACAGTAATCCAAACGTACATTGGGTAATGTTCAACTATCGAGTCCAAAAAAATTACACATCATCCTCGATGAATACAAGAGATCATCAAATCAATACCGTCGCCGTGAATCTCGTCTTGCACACCTCCATCACCACCACTCATACGAGATTCACCTAGGTCACTTGACGATGTGCCACCACCTTGGCGAGCTAGCCCCCTCCTTTCCAAGATATCCGAAAGCATCATTTGGTTCCATCGAACACCACCTCCTCTTCTATCTAGTTCAACCTcggcatcttcatcatcatcgtcgaatTGAATCCGCTCACCGGTTATCTTTACCGTGTTCCCATTAAGCAAAGTATCTTCATGATCATGAATGATGTCGTGCCGATTGCGCATTAGCTACAACGGATTAAGCTTAAGTACTGCAAGAATCTAATTACATGCACATTATCATGGAGAGGACAGAGGTCATACCATGCAGAAtcatcgtcgagcacgttgtctgCACCGTCCAAAGGGCACGCAACAGCAATAGTCGAAGACTGAGCGACGAAGGGCCGAGCCTCAGTGGCGACCTGCTTGCTCTTATCGGACACACGCTTGAGCGCCTTGGGAACGGGCACATGCTATTGCGGCTCAGCCGCCGGTGACGCACCAGCGACTAGGGGCCGCCGGTGTTCCCCAAGCGCTTCCTCTTCGGCTAATCGGTGCCCGCAATCATGTCCGTGATGGATACAGTGACCCGGTAAACGGATACATCAGTGCAGGAGGAAGCTCGGTGAGGTCCATGGGGCAAGATCCGGTGAGCGGCGGCGTCGGAAAGCGAGTTGGGCGGGAGATTGAATGCGGTGGCAGCGCTGACGCGGTAAGGGGGAAAGCTGAAATGTGCCTCGCGGGCAAACAACTAGAGCAATACAAGGCACGGTTGGTTTGGACCTCCGGACGATGAATGTAGGGTTCGGAGGACGGTTTCTAATAAATACAATTTTCGGGTGTTACAGGTTCCGCCAAAGCGACCTATTTTTTCGGAAACTAAAAACAAGCGATTATTCGAAAGTTTTCACGTGTTTACATActaaagctaagagcatctccagccgcgtcccccaaagctgtccc contains:
- the LOC124695855 gene encoding E3 ubiquitin-protein ligase WAV3-like, with product MGNRWSLGSTSETESDRCAICLGALVRGQGARFTAECYHTFHLSCIAAIVAQGNHNCPLCRARWSVLPAVNAPLPPLPSATRYTSPPSIPEVPDGVYDDDEPVENTSRASHRNGVVVLKTHCEYAALARDASRDRFAVLVYAKAPAVAANAGRAPLDLVTVLDVSGSMAGRKLALLKQAMGFVIDNLGSADRLSVVSFSSGASRLIHLARMSDAGKAWAKLAVQSLVAGRGTNIGEGLRVAARVLEDRRYRNAVASIILLSDGQDTYASRGAYMDLVPRSFRHTRGGAVPIHAFGFGTDHDAAAMHGISEATGGTFSFIENQAAIQDSFAQCIGGLLSVVVQEVRIAVTCCHPGVRVREVKSGCYDNRVDDDGRAASIHVGELYADEERRFLMLVDVPRAEPTDDVTRLLKVSATYRDAAAGQAVDIVGEDAVVQRPVEVTHMDISMDVERERVRVAATEDIAAAREVADRGEHSEAARILESRLETVEQSAPGMAHDPTCDELMDELRDLGFRVADRREYQLTGRACLLSGMSSHTQQRASPMQLWTAPAASGWKSGSMTKECARKTQGYMTPTMEKLVMTSRELRQTTTAPMPKRKHVNVQQPAELIASVSFGNVRGEIRLRIDDK